In the genome of Magnolia sinica isolate HGM2019 chromosome 2, MsV1, whole genome shotgun sequence, one region contains:
- the LOC131236420 gene encoding triacylglycerol lipase OBL1-like, whose translation MACDGDFCDDYLLLKPEKGEVSDLFGLLFSKNIDHNKFLDCPSGTEITEARRRWLICVSLTAQVILLRLKNPLSWAGSAIERWLNLLSENTNFYALILNQLQGKVQPVPDLDSASYKSFIGFLDERLGLDKDIKKGDNRYHAALSVMAAKLSYENETFIKSTVTDKWKMEFVEYYHCWNDYQEQFSTQAFMLMDKSTAPELIVVSFRGTESFNAVDWSTDVDFSFYELRGMGKVHAGFMKALGLQKNQGWPKEIEQGEKKPAYAYYAIREKLRDVLRKNDNAKFILTGHSLGGALAVLFPAILAVHKEVWMLERLAGVYTFGQPRVGDEKLGKFVMEQLNKHGGSYYRFVYSNDIVPRLPYDDTTLWFKHFGTCLYYNSFYVGKIVAEEPNKNYFSLWTVLPKLLTAEWEVVRSFAIGYIKGRDYREGWVLRMLRVIGLVFPGFPAHTPQDYVNATRLGTSLITHDQIIESSKLD comes from the exons aTGGCCTGCGACGGCGACTTCTGTGACGATTATTTACTCCTAAAGCCAGAGAAGGGAGAAGTGTCCGATCTTTTCGGCCTCTTATTTTCGAAGAACATCGACCATAACAAATTCCTGGATTGCCCAAGCGGCACAGAGATAACAGAAGCCAGACGCCGATGGCTAATCTGTGTCTCCCTCACCGCCCAAGTAATTCTCCTCCGTCTAAAGAATCCACTGAGTTGGGCCGGATCAGCGATCGAGAGGTGGCTGAACCTTCTCTCAGAGAACACGAATTTCTATGCACTCATTCTAAATCAACTCCAAG GGAAGGTGCAGCCGGTCCCTGATCTCGATTCGGCAAGCTACAAATCTTTCATCGGATTTTTAGATGAACGGCTGGGATTAGATAAAGACATCAAAAAAGGCGACAATAGATATCATGCTGCCCTCTCTGTGATGGCTGCTAAATTATCTTACGAGAACGAAACGTTCATCAAAAGCACGGTCACAGACAAATGGAAG ATGGAGTTCGTGGAGTACTACCATTGCTGGAACG ATTATCAAGAGCAATTCTCCACACAAGCCTTCATGCTCATGGACAAATCAACGGCTCCTGAGCTGATCGTGGTCTCATTCAGAGGCACAGAGAGCTTCAATGCAGTCGATTGGAGCACTGATGTCGACTTCTCCTTTTATGAGCTCCGTGGCATGGGCAAGGTCCATGCAGGTTTCATGAAAGCTCTAGGGCTACAAAAAAACCAAGGGTGGCCAAAGGAGATTGAACAAGGTGAAAAAAAGCCTGCATATGCCTATTATGCCATTCGAGAGAAACTAAGAGATGTACTGCGGAAGAATGATAATGCAAAGTTCATCCTGACGGGCCACAGCTTAGGTGGGGCTCTGGCGGTCCTCTTTCCAGCGATCTTGGCGGTGCATAAAGAGGTATGGATGTTGGAAAGGTTGGCTGGAGTGTACACGTTTGGGCAGCCAAGGGTAGGGGATGAGAAGCTTGGGAAGTTTGTTATGGAGCAGTTGAATAAGCATGGTGGGAGTTACTATAGGTTCGTTTATAGCAACGATATTGTGCCTAGGTTGCCTTATGATGATACAACGCTCTGGTTCAAGCACTTTGGGACGTGCCTCTACTACAATAGCTTCTACGTAGGGAAg ATCGTGGCAGAAGAACCAAACAAGAACTATTTCTCACTCTGGACGGTTTTGCCCAAGTTACTGACTGCAGAGTGGGAGGTAGTACGAAGCTTCGCCATCGGATACATCAAGGGACGAGATTATAGAGAAGGATGGGTTTTGAGAATGCTCAGGGTCATTGGGCTTGTTTTCCCGGGCTTCCCTGCTCACACTCCTCAAGATTATGTAAATGCCACTAGATTAGGAACATCACTAATAACCCATGACCAAATAATTGAAAGCTCAAAGCTTGATTAA